DNA sequence from the Thiobacillus sp. SCUT-2 genome:
CCCGCCCCCAGGGGGCATCGCGTTAGCGTCACCCGCCTCCCACGCAAGGACCGATCCACAATGACCTCGCTCACCCTCGTCATCGGCAACAAGAACTATTCGTCCTGGTCGATGCGGCCCTGGCTGGTGCTGCGCCAGGCGGACATCGACTTCAAGGAGGTACGGATTCCCCTCTACTGGCCCGAGTCGGCGGCCCAGCTCACGGCGTGGTCGCCTTCAGGCAAGGTCCCGGCGCTGCACGACGGCGAGATCAAGGTGTGGGACTCGCTGGCAATCTGCGAATACCTCGCCGAACGCTTTCCCGAGAAGCAGTTGTGGCCGGCCGATGCCACCGCACGCGCGGTGGCGCGCTCGATCAGCGCGGAAATGCACGCCGGCTTCGCGGCGCTGCGCGAGCACCTGTCGATGAACGTCCGCGCCCGCTATCCGGGGGCGGGACGCACGGCCGAGAGCCTCGCCGACATCGCGCGCATCGTCACGATCTGGACCGATTGCCGCGCCCGCTTCGGCGCGGGCGGCGACTTCCTGTTCGGTCGCTTCGGCATCGCCGACGCGATGTATGCCCCGGTCGTGCTGCGCTTCCGGACCTACGGCGTGGAACTCGCGGGCGCCGCGCGCGCCTATGCCGACGCCGTGCTGGCGCTGCCCGCGGTGCAGGAATGGGTCGCGGATGCGGTCGCGGAAACCGAGCGCATCGAGCGGTTCGAGCGCGACGCTTCGCTCTGATGGCGCGCCGCGACCACTACCGCGTCTACGTCGTGGAGTTGTCGCAGGCCGTGCTCGCCGAGCGCCGCTTCCGCAAGGCCAATCCCGGCTACGTCGCGGGCAAGCCCTGCCTCTATGTCGGCATGACCGGGATCGATCCCGATGTGCGATTCGACAAGCACAAGGCCGGCATCCAGTCGAACCGCTTCGTGCAGGACTACGGCCTGCGCCTGCTGCCCGAGCATTCCGCGCTGTATGGCGCGATGGGCTACGACGACGCGTGCGCCCTCGAGGTCGAGCTTGCGATCGATTTTCGCGAGGCGGGCTGCGGGGTCTGGCAGGCCTGAGGTGCGGCGGCCCGCTCCCGGCTTCAGTACGCCCGCGCCTTGGCGAGGCGCGCCTTCAGCTCGGGCATGACGGCGGCGGCGGCTTTCTCGCCTTCGAGGATCGCGAGATGCCGCCCCTCGAAATCGGTGCTGCTGACGGCGGCCGTCTGCGGCCGGATCACGATGTCCGCGTCGGCCAGCTCGTGGCGGCTGATGGCGTGCCCCATGATGGCGAAGGTCTGCAGCAGCACGTCGAGCGTGCCGCTCAGCTTCTCGCGGCGCGCCACGTTGGAAATGTCCACGGCGATCACGAAATCCGCGCCCATCGCCCGCGCCGACGCGGCCGGCACCGGCGAGGTGAGGCCGCCGTCGACGTAATCACGGCCATTGACCTCGACCGGCTGGAAGACGCCCGGCACCGCGCTCGAGGCGCGCACGGCCATGCCGGTGTTGCCGCGGCGGAACAGCACCTTCTCGCCGCTCTGCAGGTCGGTGGCGACCACGCCCAGGGGCCGCGGCATCCTCTCGATGGGCAGGTTTCTCACCTGCCGGTTGACGAAGTCCTGCAGTGCCTCGCCCTTCAGCACGCCGCGATTGGGCAGGGTCCAGTCCTCGAGCATGCCGGTTTCCATCTGCAGCGCCAGGCTCTGCAGCTGGAAGCCGCTCATGCCCGACGCGTAGAGCGCCGCGACCACCGAGCCGGCGCTGGTGCCGACGACGATGTCGGGTACGATGCCCTGGGCTTCGAGCGCCTTGATGACGCCGATGTGGGCGAACCCCCGGGCCGCGCCTCCGCCCAGCACCAGCGCGAGCTTGATCGGCTTGGGCGGCGCCGGGCGGGGCGCCTGCGGCGGGGCCGGCGGCACCGCCGTGCAGGCGGCGAGCAGCATGGCGACGAGGAAAAGGGTCAGGCGGCGCATGGGCATCGGTCTCGGAGTGAATACGGGCTTGCGTGCAGGTACTGGAAGCGGCAGGCTGGGCATTTGCCCGGCGCGCGCCGGCATTCTGCCAGCGAATCGGGCCGCGCGGCCACTGCCCGGCACCGGCGCCTGCACACGGCGTGAACGAACGGCGCCCGCCGGCGTCGAACCGCCGGAACCGCCCGCAGCCCGACTGCCGCGAGGCGGCCTCCGGCAGGGAAGAAGCGGCCCTGCCGCACCCCGCATCCTGATCAACCCGGACCCGTCAAA
Encoded proteins:
- a CDS encoding glutathione S-transferase family protein; protein product: MTSLTLVIGNKNYSSWSMRPWLVLRQADIDFKEVRIPLYWPESAAQLTAWSPSGKVPALHDGEIKVWDSLAICEYLAERFPEKQLWPADATARAVARSISAEMHAGFAALREHLSMNVRARYPGAGRTAESLADIARIVTIWTDCRARFGAGGDFLFGRFGIADAMYAPVVLRFRTYGVELAGAARAYADAVLALPAVQEWVADAVAETERIERFERDASL
- a CDS encoding patatin-like phospholipase family protein — translated: MRRLTLFLVAMLLAACTAVPPAPPQAPRPAPPKPIKLALVLGGGAARGFAHIGVIKALEAQGIVPDIVVGTSAGSVVAALYASGMSGFQLQSLALQMETGMLEDWTLPNRGVLKGEALQDFVNRQVRNLPIERMPRPLGVVATDLQSGEKVLFRRGNTGMAVRASSAVPGVFQPVEVNGRDYVDGGLTSPVPAASARAMGADFVIAVDISNVARREKLSGTLDVLLQTFAIMGHAISRHELADADIVIRPQTAAVSSTDFEGRHLAILEGEKAAAAVMPELKARLAKARAY